In Alistipes ihumii AP11, a genomic segment contains:
- a CDS encoding ferritin — translation MLSEKMEKALNAQINAEFWSAYLYLSMSIHFSAKGMKGVANWFAVQFKEEQDHAQIFVDYVLARGGRVTLAPIAEVPCEWESPLAAFEATLVHEKKVTAMIDALCRQAEADKDFATANKLVWFVDEQVEEEQNAQDIIDSLKMVDDSKMGLYMIDKELAARVYTAPSIAGA, via the coding sequence ATGTTGAGTGAAAAAATGGAGAAAGCGTTGAACGCTCAGATCAATGCGGAGTTTTGGTCCGCTTACCTCTATCTGTCGATGTCGATTCACTTTTCCGCCAAGGGAATGAAGGGCGTGGCCAACTGGTTCGCCGTTCAGTTCAAGGAGGAGCAGGATCATGCTCAGATTTTCGTCGATTACGTGCTCGCGCGCGGCGGCCGTGTGACGCTCGCCCCGATCGCCGAGGTTCCCTGCGAGTGGGAATCGCCGCTGGCCGCTTTCGAGGCGACGCTCGTCCATGAGAAGAAAGTGACCGCCATGATCGACGCGCTGTGCCGTCAGGCCGAGGCCGACAAGGATTTCGCTACGGCCAACAAGCTGGTCTGGTTCGTCGACGAGCAGGTCGAGGAGGAACAGAACGCTCAGGATATCATCGACTCGCTGAAAATGGTCGACGACAGCAAGATGGGCCTCTATATGATCGACAAGGAGCTGGCCGCCCGCGTATACACGGCTCCTTCTATCGCCGGCGCATAA
- a CDS encoding cell division protein ZapA yields the protein MAATRRISVRLAGKEYPMTIPQAEEEKYRRAARDINSLIAAYKTRFMAEPEDYLAMAALQVAADKVDLEMKGEMTDQAVRLQEIERRIDGYLNDIKE from the coding sequence ATGGCAGCGACAAGAAGAATATCGGTCAGGCTGGCGGGCAAGGAATACCCGATGACGATTCCTCAGGCCGAGGAGGAAAAGTACCGCCGCGCCGCCCGGGACATCAACTCGCTGATCGCCGCCTACAAAACGAGGTTCATGGCCGAGCCCGAGGATTATCTGGCCATGGCGGCCTTACAGGTGGCGGCAGACAAGGTCGATCTCGAAATGAAAGGGGAAATGACCGACCAAGCGGTCCGTCTGCAGGAAATCGAACGACGGATCGACGGTTACCTGAACGACATAAAGGAGTAG
- a CDS encoding methylglyoxal synthase translates to MNNKKKVALVAHDNMKRDLAEWVDWNWEVLLKHHLICTGTTGKMVEKTLRDRRGREFREDDVDITLLKSGPLGGDQQLGALIAEGQVEALIFFWDPMQAQPHDVDVKALLRIATLYNVPTAIDRSSADFLISSPLFGSDYTPVVKDYKSYVERTLNG, encoded by the coding sequence ATGAACAACAAGAAGAAAGTGGCTCTGGTCGCGCACGACAACATGAAGCGGGACCTGGCCGAGTGGGTCGATTGGAACTGGGAGGTTTTGCTGAAGCATCATCTGATTTGTACCGGAACGACCGGCAAGATGGTCGAGAAAACGCTGAGGGATCGTCGCGGCCGCGAGTTTCGGGAGGACGACGTGGACATTACGCTGCTCAAGTCGGGTCCGCTCGGAGGCGATCAGCAGCTCGGGGCGCTGATCGCCGAGGGACAGGTCGAGGCGCTGATCTTCTTTTGGGACCCGATGCAGGCGCAGCCGCACGACGTGGACGTCAAAGCGCTTCTACGGATCGCCACGCTGTATAACGTGCCCACGGCTATCGACCGTTCGTCGGCCGACTTTCTGATCTCGTCGCCCCTGTTCGGCAGCGATTACACGCCCGTAGTAAAGGATTACAAGAGTTACGTCGAGCGCACGCTGAACGGCTGA
- a CDS encoding 3'(2'),5'-bisphosphate nucleotidase CysQ — protein MLNKEQTDFLLVNAYNAAVRAGARIIDIYTGDADYGVDLKSDHTPITIADRESHELIKNYLSQTRIPLLSEEGRDLLYEERRNWDLFWMVDPLDGTKEFLKGNGEFTVNIALMCDNEPYIGIIYVPYIRRIYFAQRGVGSYLKTDVRPDCEASFDLTGLWCDSVRLPLRECANEPIRIAVSRSHNTDETFEHVARIKSVHPDAEVIEQGSSYKFCLLAEGAVEVYVRTSNTYEWDTAAGEVILSEAGGVVEPFGGGTGMQYNKTSLHNPYFVCRSKFFR, from the coding sequence ATGCTGAACAAGGAGCAGACCGATTTTCTGCTGGTGAACGCCTACAACGCGGCGGTGCGTGCGGGCGCCCGCATCATCGATATCTATACGGGCGACGCGGATTACGGCGTCGACCTGAAAAGCGATCATACGCCGATCACCATAGCCGACCGTGAGTCGCACGAGCTGATCAAGAACTATCTGAGTCAGACGCGCATTCCGCTGCTGAGCGAGGAGGGGCGCGACTTGCTGTACGAGGAACGCCGTAACTGGGATTTGTTCTGGATGGTCGATCCGTTGGACGGAACCAAGGAGTTTCTCAAGGGAAACGGCGAATTTACGGTCAATATCGCGCTGATGTGCGATAACGAACCCTACATAGGAATCATCTACGTCCCTTACATCCGGCGAATCTATTTCGCTCAGCGGGGCGTCGGATCCTATCTGAAGACGGACGTGCGGCCCGACTGCGAGGCATCGTTCGACCTTACGGGCCTGTGGTGCGACTCGGTGCGTCTGCCGCTGCGAGAGTGCGCCAACGAGCCGATACGCATCGCCGTCAGCCGTTCGCACAATACGGACGAGACGTTCGAGCACGTAGCGCGGATCAAGTCCGTGCATCCCGACGCCGAAGTCATCGAACAGGGGAGCTCGTACAAGTTCTGCCTGCTGGCGGAGGGGGCCGTCGAGGTCTACGTCCGCACGTCGAATACCTACGAGTGGGACACGGCGGCCGGCGAGGTGATTCTCTCCGAGGCCGGCGGCGTGGTCGAGCCTTTCGGCGGAGGAACCGGCATGCAGTACAACAAAACCTCGCTGCACAATCCCTATTTCGTCTGCCGAAGTAAATTTTTCCGCTGA
- the rny gene encoding ribonuclease Y, translating into MDVLTIVIITLVTSAVAGYAASKIASKVVRKRGEKIIKEAEAEGEMIKKERILQAKEKFIQLKSEHDRAVNERNQKIAQSEQRAKQIESNLLAQQEELSKKTKEVNAAREHLDAQLQGVERRKEELDRKIKEQNVRLEQIGGLSSEEAKNILIENMKAEAKTEAMTYVNEVMEEAKMTAGKEAKKIVVQTIQRVATEAAIENSVTVFNIDSDEVKGRIIGREGRNIRALEAATGIEIIVDDTPEAIILSGFDPVRREIARLALHQLVTDGRIHPARIEEVVAKVQKQIEEEIIEAGKRTTIDLGIHGLHPELIRLIGKMKYRSSYGQNLLQHSREVANLCGIMAAELGLNAKLARRAGLLHDIGKVPDDEPELPHAIIGMKLAEKFKEKAEVTNAIGAHHDEIEMTNLISPIVQVCDAISGARPGARREVVESYIKRLKEMEEMALSYPGVMKTYAIQAGRELRVIVGSEKISDQQADSLSHDIAKKIQDEMTYPGQVKITVIRETRSISYAK; encoded by the coding sequence ATGGATGTGCTAACAATTGTAATCATAACGCTCGTCACCTCGGCCGTCGCCGGCTATGCCGCCTCGAAGATCGCTTCGAAGGTCGTCAGGAAACGGGGCGAGAAGATCATCAAGGAGGCGGAGGCCGAAGGAGAAATGATCAAGAAGGAGAGGATTCTCCAAGCCAAGGAAAAGTTCATTCAGCTCAAGAGCGAGCACGACCGCGCGGTCAACGAGCGGAACCAGAAAATAGCGCAGAGCGAGCAGCGCGCCAAGCAGATCGAAAGCAACCTGCTCGCCCAGCAGGAGGAGCTCTCGAAGAAGACCAAGGAGGTCAACGCGGCCCGCGAGCACCTCGACGCGCAGCTTCAGGGCGTCGAGCGGCGCAAGGAGGAGCTCGACCGCAAGATCAAAGAGCAGAACGTCCGGCTCGAGCAGATCGGCGGACTGAGCAGCGAGGAAGCGAAGAACATCCTGATCGAAAACATGAAGGCCGAGGCCAAGACCGAAGCGATGACCTACGTCAACGAAGTCATGGAAGAGGCCAAGATGACCGCCGGCAAAGAGGCCAAGAAAATCGTCGTGCAGACGATTCAGCGCGTGGCTACCGAGGCGGCGATCGAAAACTCGGTCACGGTCTTCAATATCGACAGCGACGAGGTGAAGGGCCGCATTATCGGCCGCGAAGGCCGTAATATCCGGGCGCTGGAGGCAGCCACCGGCATCGAGATCATCGTCGACGACACGCCCGAAGCGATCATCCTGTCGGGCTTCGATCCCGTTCGCCGCGAAATCGCCCGGCTCGCGCTGCACCAGCTCGTGACCGACGGACGCATCCACCCGGCGCGTATCGAAGAGGTCGTAGCCAAGGTGCAGAAGCAGATCGAGGAAGAGATCATCGAGGCCGGCAAGCGGACGACGATCGATCTGGGCATACACGGACTGCACCCCGAGCTGATCCGGCTCATCGGCAAAATGAAATACCGCTCTTCCTACGGACAGAACCTGCTCCAGCACTCGCGCGAGGTAGCCAACCTGTGCGGCATCATGGCCGCCGAGCTCGGTCTGAACGCCAAGCTGGCCCGGCGCGCCGGACTGCTGCACGACATAGGCAAGGTTCCCGACGACGAGCCGGAGCTGCCGCACGCGATCATCGGCATGAAACTGGCCGAAAAGTTCAAGGAAAAGGCCGAAGTAACCAACGCGATCGGAGCGCACCACGACGAGATCGAAATGACGAACCTCATCTCGCCGATCGTTCAGGTTTGCGACGCGATTTCGGGAGCTCGGCCGGGAGCCCGCCGCGAGGTCGTCGAATCGTACATCAAGCGCCTCAAGGAGATGGAGGAAATGGCCCTCTCCTACCCCGGCGTGATGAAAACCTATGCCATTCAGGCCGGCCGCGAACTGCGGGTGATCGTCGGCAGCGAGAAGATCTCCGACCAGCAGGCCGACAGCCTGTCGCACGACATCGCCAAGAAGATTCAGGACGAGATGACTTACCCCGGTCAGGTCAAGATCACGGTGATCCGCGAGACGCGCTCGATCAGCTATGCGAAATAG
- a CDS encoding NUDIX hydrolase, protein MNTKAEIQTMLAAYTARYPDERAAMEPFVRYVASFDAPALYDRKNFVGHLTAGALIVSRQTGCVLLLKHKQLGKWLQPGGHVEASDASVLDAAFREAREETGIGRDRLELLAPSGSLLPVPADADGHYIPPCPSKGEDEHWHFDMRFVFLFDGDPRVVIDRAESDGFRWVTLDELASMPDFRRVAPKIRAALSEREIAF, encoded by the coding sequence ATGAATACGAAAGCGGAAATACAGACCATGCTGGCGGCCTATACGGCCCGGTATCCGGACGAGCGCGCCGCGATGGAGCCGTTCGTCCGTTATGTCGCCTCGTTCGACGCGCCGGCGTTGTACGACCGGAAGAATTTCGTCGGTCACCTGACCGCCGGCGCGCTGATCGTCAGCCGGCAGACCGGATGCGTACTGCTGCTCAAGCATAAGCAGCTCGGCAAGTGGCTTCAGCCCGGCGGCCATGTGGAAGCCTCCGACGCTTCGGTGCTCGATGCCGCTTTCCGGGAGGCGCGCGAGGAGACGGGGATCGGTCGGGACCGGCTGGAGCTGCTCGCGCCGAGCGGCTCCTTGCTGCCGGTTCCGGCCGATGCGGACGGGCATTACATTCCGCCCTGCCCGAGCAAGGGCGAGGACGAACATTGGCATTTCGACATGCGCTTCGTTTTCCTGTTCGACGGCGATCCTCGGGTCGTGATCGACCGGGCCGAGTCGGACGGCTTCCGCTGGGTTACGCTCGACGAATTGGCCTCGATGCCCGATTTCCGGCGGGTCGCGCCGAAGATCCGGGCCGCCTTGTCCGAGCGGGAAATCGCCTTTTAG
- the rimO gene encoding 30S ribosomal protein S12 methylthiotransferase RimO — protein sequence MKRKINVVTLGCAKNRVDSEHLMAQLRHDRFEVVYDSDSTDAKIVVVNTCGFIGDAKQESIDTILSFVAAKNRGEIERLFVMGCLSERYKEELRPEIPEVDDYFGVRDMADVVAAVGGQWREHLAGERMLTTPRHYAYLKISEGCDRRCGYCAIPLIRGRHVSVPMDALVAEAEKLAAGGTRELIVIAQDTTYYGLDLYGERKLGELLRRLCRIDGIEWIRLHYAYPASFPQDAIDAMRDEPKICKYLDIPFQHISDSQLRSMRRGIDRAQTYALIDKLRSEIPGIALRTTLLTGYPDESEADFAELMEFVGRVRFERLGVFAYSEEEGTYSAQRLSDNVPEKTKRLRVERLMELQNGISRELNMQRLGTTERVIVDGREDGLLVARSQFDSPEVDTEILIRTPQELAPGTMCTVRITQADDYDLYATICDEI from the coding sequence ATGAAACGCAAGATCAACGTCGTCACGCTCGGATGCGCCAAAAACAGGGTCGACTCGGAGCACCTGATGGCCCAGCTGCGGCACGACCGCTTCGAAGTCGTGTACGACTCGGATTCGACCGACGCGAAAATCGTCGTCGTCAATACCTGCGGATTCATCGGCGACGCGAAGCAGGAGTCGATCGACACGATCCTTTCCTTCGTCGCGGCCAAGAACCGGGGAGAAATCGAGCGCCTGTTCGTGATGGGATGCCTGTCGGAACGCTACAAGGAAGAGCTGCGGCCGGAGATTCCGGAAGTGGACGACTACTTCGGCGTGCGGGATATGGCCGACGTAGTCGCCGCGGTCGGCGGACAATGGCGCGAACATCTCGCGGGAGAGCGGATGCTGACGACTCCCCGGCATTACGCCTATCTGAAAATCTCGGAAGGCTGCGACCGCCGGTGCGGCTACTGCGCGATCCCGCTGATCCGGGGCCGGCACGTATCGGTCCCGATGGACGCTCTGGTCGCCGAGGCGGAAAAGCTCGCGGCCGGAGGAACCCGGGAGCTGATCGTCATCGCGCAGGACACGACCTATTACGGGCTCGACCTGTACGGCGAGCGGAAGCTCGGCGAGCTGCTGCGCCGGCTGTGCCGCATCGACGGCATCGAATGGATCCGGCTGCACTATGCCTACCCTGCTTCGTTCCCGCAGGACGCGATCGACGCGATGCGCGACGAGCCGAAGATATGCAAGTACCTCGACATCCCTTTCCAGCACATCAGCGACAGCCAGCTCCGCAGCATGCGGCGGGGAATCGACCGGGCGCAGACCTACGCGCTGATCGACAAGCTACGAAGCGAGATTCCCGGCATCGCGCTAAGGACCACGCTGCTCACGGGCTATCCGGACGAAAGCGAGGCCGACTTCGCCGAGCTCATGGAGTTCGTCGGGCGGGTCCGTTTCGAGCGGCTGGGCGTTTTCGCCTACTCGGAAGAAGAGGGGACCTATTCGGCGCAGCGCCTGTCGGACAACGTACCCGAAAAGACCAAAAGGCTGCGCGTCGAGCGGCTCATGGAACTCCAGAACGGCATCTCCCGCGAACTCAACATGCAGCGTCTCGGCACGACCGAGCGCGTAATCGTCGACGGCCGGGAAGACGGACTGCTCGTCGCGCGGTCGCAATTCGACTCGCCGGAGGTCGATACCGAAATACTGATCCGTACGCCGCAGGAGCTCGCCCCGGGCACCATGTGCACCGTAAGAATAACTCAGGCAGACGATTACGACCTGTACGCCACGATTTGCGACGAAATATAG
- a CDS encoding RNA polymerase sigma factor, translated as MKVFLSDIDSLYDRYSGRLFHTSLRIVGDRTEAEQIMHDTLLKWLRRSPAGPVPGATPDSASDGRIEAWLVKVCVRASIDAIRRRRTLRRLFPERSLAERIPDEAETEAGWSGLLGDSQGEATEKVERIRRGMSRLPAGYRAVLSLLLFEGYDYEEAAEITGLKASSVRSQYVRAKARLLEILKKDG; from the coding sequence ATGAAGGTTTTTCTTTCCGATATAGACAGCCTCTACGACCGGTATTCCGGGCGGCTGTTCCATACGAGCCTGAGGATCGTCGGCGATCGGACGGAGGCCGAGCAGATCATGCACGACACGCTGCTCAAGTGGTTACGCCGAAGTCCTGCCGGGCCGGTGCCCGGTGCGACGCCCGATTCCGCTTCGGACGGCAGAATCGAGGCTTGGCTCGTCAAGGTCTGCGTCCGGGCCTCGATCGACGCGATCCGCAGACGCAGAACCCTGCGGAGGCTTTTCCCGGAAAGGAGCCTTGCGGAGCGCATACCCGACGAGGCGGAGACGGAGGCCGGTTGGAGCGGCCTGCTGGGCGACTCCCAGGGCGAGGCGACCGAGAAGGTCGAGCGCATACGCCGGGGGATGAGCCGGCTGCCTGCCGGTTACCGGGCGGTGCTCTCGCTGCTGCTGTTCGAGGGGTACGATTACGAGGAGGCGGCCGAAATCACGGGACTGAAAGCCTCGTCCGTGCGTTCCCAATATGTCCGGGCCAAAGCCCGGTTGCTGGAAATACTGAAAAAGGATGGATAA
- the ftsY gene encoding signal recognition particle-docking protein FtsY produces MGIFNFFSKKENKEDLNKGLEKTKEGVFSKLARAVAGKSKVDDEVLDNLEEVLITSDVGVDTTLRIIERIEKRVAEDKYMNTAELNGILRSEITALLEENRLEGEQGFDYGKKDGMPYVVMVVGVNGAGKTTTIGKLASKLRQAGQKVYIGAADTFRAAAIDQLAVWAERAGATMIRQDMGSDPASVAFDTLRSAVANGADVVLIDTAGRLHNKIGLMNELTKIRNVMAKVIPGAPHDVMLVLDGSTGQNAFEQAKQFTQATQVTSLAITKLDGTAKGGVVIGISDQFKIPVRFIGVGEGIDQLQAFDRKEFVDSLFGK; encoded by the coding sequence ATGGGAATTTTCAACTTTTTCTCCAAAAAGGAAAACAAGGAGGACTTGAACAAGGGTCTCGAAAAGACCAAGGAGGGCGTTTTCTCGAAACTGGCCCGCGCGGTCGCAGGCAAATCGAAGGTCGACGACGAAGTGCTCGACAACCTGGAGGAGGTGTTGATCACCTCCGACGTAGGCGTCGACACGACGCTGCGCATCATCGAACGGATCGAAAAGCGCGTGGCCGAGGACAAGTACATGAATACGGCCGAGCTGAACGGCATTCTCCGCAGCGAAATCACCGCCCTGCTCGAGGAGAACCGTCTCGAGGGCGAGCAGGGATTCGACTACGGAAAAAAGGACGGGATGCCCTACGTCGTGATGGTGGTAGGCGTCAACGGAGCCGGCAAGACCACGACGATCGGCAAGCTCGCATCGAAGCTCCGGCAGGCGGGCCAAAAAGTCTACATCGGCGCGGCGGACACGTTCCGGGCTGCTGCGATCGACCAGCTGGCCGTCTGGGCCGAGCGGGCCGGCGCGACGATGATCCGGCAGGACATGGGCTCCGACCCCGCATCGGTCGCTTTCGACACGCTGCGCAGCGCCGTAGCGAACGGCGCGGACGTCGTGCTGATCGACACGGCCGGCCGGCTGCACAACAAGATCGGACTGATGAACGAGCTGACCAAGATCCGCAACGTCATGGCCAAAGTGATTCCCGGCGCTCCGCACGACGTGATGCTCGTGCTGGACGGTTCGACGGGCCAGAACGCTTTCGAGCAGGCCAAGCAGTTCACCCAAGCGACGCAGGTCACCTCGCTCGCCATCACGAAGCTCGACGGTACGGCCAAGGGCGGCGTCGTGATCGGCATCAGCGACCAGTTCAAGATACCCGTCCGTTTCATCGGCGTGGGCGAAGGGATCGACCAGTTGCAGGCTTTCGACCGCAAGGAGTTCGTCGACAGTTTGTTCGGAAAGTAG
- a CDS encoding GIN domain-containing protein, producing the protein MRNWFVAFLAALWLLPSGAAPVTKKIEVSGFTGVVAGGIYDVTLIRADVCSAEVTCEADMADDLRIVVKQGRLVLEIDQSGWSSAERKKFSDLRPKAVVRLPVLSYLEIGGACRMETSGRFDAGERFDGRISGAASLSELCVGGESGNWDISGAASVRIDGKFDESLYVVSGAARAIVSETGVSVRAETIGAASLRLNISDASYSYVGATGAPSVTVTGRTGSLTIESSGAGRVNTAALNARRARVGCTGACSVDLNVSGELDVSVTGASRVTYSGDARIVSQSVSRASSLRKR; encoded by the coding sequence ATGAGAAACTGGTTTGTGGCATTCCTTGCGGCGCTATGGCTGCTGCCTTCCGGAGCGGCTCCGGTTACGAAAAAGATCGAGGTGTCCGGTTTCACGGGCGTCGTGGCCGGCGGCATCTACGACGTGACGCTGATCCGTGCCGACGTCTGCTCGGCCGAGGTGACCTGCGAGGCCGATATGGCCGACGATCTGCGGATCGTGGTGAAACAGGGGCGTCTCGTGCTGGAGATCGATCAGTCGGGCTGGTCTTCCGCCGAACGCAAGAAATTTTCCGACCTCCGCCCGAAGGCGGTCGTTCGACTTCCCGTGCTGAGCTATTTGGAGATCGGCGGCGCATGCCGCATGGAGACATCGGGCCGGTTCGATGCCGGAGAACGTTTCGACGGGCGTATCAGCGGCGCGGCTTCGTTGTCGGAGCTGTGTGTCGGAGGAGAGTCCGGGAATTGGGATATCAGCGGCGCGGCTTCGGTCCGGATCGACGGGAAGTTCGACGAATCGCTCTATGTGGTATCGGGGGCAGCCCGGGCTATCGTCTCGGAGACCGGCGTGAGCGTGCGGGCCGAGACGATCGGAGCCGCCTCGTTACGGTTAAACATATCCGATGCTTCTTATTCCTATGTCGGGGCGACGGGAGCTCCCTCCGTAACGGTTACCGGGCGGACGGGTAGTCTGACGATTGAGAGCAGCGGAGCCGGTCGCGTAAATACTGCCGCATTGAACGCCCGTCGGGCGCGGGTTGGTTGTACTGGCGCCTGCTCGGTCGATCTGAACGTGTCCGGCGAGCTCGACGTCAGCGTGACCGGCGCCTCGCGGGTAACCTATTCGGGCGATGCGAGGATCGTTTCGCAGTCCGTGAGCCGAGCAAGCTCGCTCAGGAAACGATAA
- a CDS encoding GIN domain-containing protein produces MRKWLLLAAFGLLMQPASATTVTKKIDVPEFTGIVAGSVYDVTLIRSDGCSVEVSYDTRFEDCVRVFVSGGNLMLEFVQPDRGRKNSSFDMKDVKLSAVVRMPELTYLRLSGASKLTTGDEFDAGARFDGALSGASSARGLSVSAGRGELKLSGASSADLKAHFDEAFLMQLSGASNASVDVRSDDVRMTCSGASNVKVGVRDAGHTGVRLSGASQATVSGETVDLNVECSGAARSDATALTVQHASVSCSGAGSADVEVTGELSVVATGGSSVVYGGDAAIVSQSVGRGASLRKR; encoded by the coding sequence ATGAGAAAATGGCTTTTGCTCGCGGCGTTCGGCCTGCTTATGCAGCCCGCGTCCGCAACGACGGTGACGAAAAAGATCGACGTGCCGGAATTCACGGGAATCGTGGCCGGCAGCGTGTACGACGTGACGCTGATCCGTTCGGACGGTTGTTCGGTCGAGGTATCTTACGATACGCGGTTCGAGGATTGCGTCCGCGTGTTCGTTTCGGGCGGAAACCTGATGCTGGAGTTCGTGCAGCCGGACCGCGGTCGCAAAAACAGTTCGTTCGATATGAAGGACGTGAAGTTGTCGGCTGTCGTCCGGATGCCGGAGCTGACGTATCTGAGGCTTTCGGGCGCTTCGAAGCTGACGACCGGCGACGAGTTCGACGCCGGAGCGCGTTTCGACGGCGCGTTGAGCGGGGCGTCTTCCGCCCGCGGGCTGAGCGTGAGCGCCGGACGGGGCGAGCTGAAGCTGAGCGGCGCTTCGTCGGCCGATCTGAAGGCTCACTTCGACGAGGCTTTTTTGATGCAGTTGTCCGGGGCGTCCAACGCGTCGGTCGATGTGCGGAGCGATGACGTGCGGATGACGTGCAGCGGCGCGTCGAATGTCAAAGTCGGGGTGCGCGATGCCGGACATACGGGCGTCCGTTTGTCGGGGGCTTCGCAGGCGACGGTTTCGGGCGAAACGGTCGATCTGAATGTCGAATGCTCGGGGGCCGCGCGTTCGGACGCAACCGCGCTGACGGTGCAGCATGCGAGCGTTTCCTGCTCGGGTGCGGGCTCGGCCGACGTGGAGGTAACCGGCGAGCTGAGCGTCGTCGCGACCGGCGGGTCGAGCGTCGTTTACGGAGGCGATGCGGCGATCGTTTCGCAATCGGTCGGCCGGGGCGCCTCGCTCAGGAAGCGATAG
- a CDS encoding TIM-barrel domain-containing protein, translated as MEARKIIGSAVLAAWALILSAGTAAGQYKSKIDVLKGEKWWGVFVTGEQMMPLEKPFPQTDLSTWVKSQATPFLVSSRGRYIWSREPFKIEFTGSGFLIDSPVEQVEAVTGGKTLREAYLVCCHRNFPPKEGNGVPAEGFFTAPLYDMTGEIPFGATAGQIRDFAESLLASGYPSGTLVVPSGWQQTIGSFTPSWNEYGDFAALARELHERGFRVLLTVTPFVSGDGPIFRAYRNSGAFVRMSDGRAAIAEWAGGYSAFYDITDPQVFDMLRDRLTALQDSCGVDGFVFDCEAALPYARFSREGTAEYLKKWSELGLGFGYSLYTISRTRGMAPYVSDLQMDARLDWAFLPQAVSNLISANLLGFPYSTVRADPAQPADSAGVDQKLLLRYMQLASLLPVSAIGMAPWRITDPQIARQCRDALEIRGKLGGYYAALAAESSRTAEPLVRHMEYEFPRNGFTDCNDQFMIGSKYLVAPLLGESDTRTVRFPRGVWIGPQGERFKGPLVTTVTSRDGELLIFESAK; from the coding sequence ATGGAAGCAAGAAAGATAATCGGTTCGGCCGTCCTGGCCGCATGGGCGCTGATCCTGTCGGCGGGAACGGCGGCGGGACAGTACAAGTCGAAGATCGACGTATTGAAAGGAGAGAAATGGTGGGGGGTGTTCGTGACCGGCGAACAGATGATGCCCCTCGAAAAACCGTTCCCGCAGACCGACCTGTCGACATGGGTCAAGAGTCAAGCGACCCCTTTCCTCGTTTCGAGCAGGGGACGCTATATATGGAGCCGCGAGCCGTTCAAGATCGAGTTCACGGGAAGCGGCTTTCTGATCGATTCGCCGGTCGAGCAGGTCGAGGCCGTGACGGGCGGCAAGACGCTTCGGGAGGCTTATCTGGTGTGTTGTCACCGCAATTTTCCGCCGAAGGAGGGTAACGGCGTTCCGGCCGAAGGATTCTTTACCGCTCCTCTGTACGATATGACCGGCGAGATTCCTTTCGGTGCTACGGCCGGACAGATTCGCGATTTCGCGGAAAGCCTGCTCGCGTCCGGTTATCCCTCCGGCACGCTGGTCGTACCGAGCGGCTGGCAGCAAACCATCGGCAGCTTTACGCCCAGTTGGAACGAGTACGGCGATTTCGCGGCGCTCGCTCGCGAGCTTCACGAGCGGGGATTCCGCGTGCTGCTGACCGTCACTCCGTTCGTCAGCGGCGACGGCCCGATATTCAGAGCCTATCGCAACAGCGGAGCTTTCGTCCGGATGTCGGACGGCAGGGCCGCTATCGCCGAATGGGCCGGCGGGTACAGCGCTTTCTACGATATTACCGACCCGCAGGTCTTCGACATGCTGCGCGACCGGCTGACCGCATTGCAGGACAGTTGCGGGGTCGACGGGTTCGTGTTCGACTGCGAGGCGGCGTTGCCCTATGCCCGGTTTTCGCGGGAAGGGACGGCCGAGTACCTGAAAAAGTGGAGCGAATTGGGGCTCGGGTTCGGTTACAGCCTCTACACGATCAGCCGGACGAGGGGAATGGCGCCCTATGTCAGCGATTTGCAGATGGACGCCCGCCTCGACTGGGCTTTTCTTCCGCAGGCCGTTTCCAATCTGATTTCGGCCAATCTGCTCGGTTTTCCTTACAGTACGGTCCGGGCCGATCCGGCGCAGCCGGCCGATTCGGCGGGTGTCGACCAGAAGCTGCTGCTACGCTACATGCAGTTGGCCTCTCTGCTTCCCGTTTCTGCGATCGGGATGGCTCCGTGGCGGATAACCGATCCTCAGATTGCCCGGCAGTGCCGCGACGCGCTGGAGATACGCGGAAAGCTCGGCGGGTATTACGCCGCTTTGGCGGCGGAGTCTTCGCGCACGGCCGAACCGTTGGTCCGTCACATGGAGTACGAGTTTCCCCGTAACGGGTTCACCGATTGCAACGACCAGTTCATGATCGGGTCGAAGTATCTGGTCGCGCCGCTGCTGGGCGAAAGCGACACGCGGACCGTGCGTTTCCCCCGGGGCGTCTGGATCGGGCCTCAAGGCGAGCGGTTCAAGGGACCGTTGGTGACGACGGTGACCTCCCGCGACGGCGAGCTGCTGATTTTCGAGTCGGCCAAGTAG
- a CDS encoding DUF4295 domain-containing protein, with protein MAKKVVATLKTGTGKAFTKCIKMVKSDKTGAYAFKTEVVPNEQVKDFFAAKK; from the coding sequence ATGGCAAAGAAAGTAGTCGCAACGCTGAAAACCGGAACCGGTAAAGCATTCACGAAGTGTATTAAGATGGTGAAATCCGACAAGACCGGCGCATACGCCTTCAAGACCGAGGTCGTTCCCAACGAGCAGGTAAAGGATTTCTTCGCGGCCAAGAAATAG